Proteins from one Asterias rubens chromosome 21, eAstRub1.3, whole genome shotgun sequence genomic window:
- the LOC117304628 gene encoding phosphotriesterase-related protein-like, whose amino-acid sequence MSDDLQGKILTVCGPIEPHELGCTMSHEHLYADFTCFYEKPKTPDGHRMAAFPITTVNNLHWLNQNPYSKLENMKLDDDDAIIEELHYLKENGCQSVVELTIHGLDRNVGKLIEYSEATDLHIVSGTGYYTADTHPPELDRMTQEDVELMFTSEILEGADGSAGRCGVLGELGCSWPIEANEKKVLRAAANVHSELGCPLTIHPAMNANGPDEAVRVLQEAGAKMENVVMDHLDVGYLSREEVLEFARHGTYLEFDFFGSEKGNCQFAEDVDFLNDAQRIQTIRHLVQEGFEDRILLSHDLHAKHQMMKYGGFGLSHIMLYVLPKMETRGLSKDVIKKFVETNPQTWLTFTK is encoded by the exons TTTGTGGACCGATCGAACCACATGAGTTAGGATGCACCATGAGCCATGAGCACCTGTACGCAGACTTCACGTGTTTCTACGAGAAGCCGAAGACACCAGATGGACACAGGATGGCTGCATTTCCCATCACCACAGTGAACAATCTACACTGGCTTAACCAAAATCC GTACAGCAAGTTGGAGAATATGAAGCTGGATGACGACGACGCCATTATAGAAGAGCTTCATTATTTGAAAGAAAATGGCTGCCAATCGGTGGTGGAGTTAACGATTCACGGGTTGGACCGAAACGTCGGGAAACtcattgaatattcagaagctactGATTTGCATATCGTCTCAGGGACAG GTTACTACACAGCAGACACGCATCCACCAGAGCTAGACAGAATGACGCAGGAGGATGTGGAGTTGATGTTTACTTCTGAAATACTTGAAGGGGCAGATGGGAGCGCTGGACGGTGCGGGGTCCTCGGAGAGCTCGGGTGCTCCTGGCCCATTGAAG CTAATGAAAAGAAAGTTCTTCGGGCCGCGGCTAACGTCCACTCTGAGCTTGGGTGTCCCCTCACTATTCATCCAGCAATGAATGCAAATGGACCGGATGAGGCAGTGAGGGTCTTACAAGAAGCTGGAGCAAAGATGGAGAACGTTGTCATGGATCATCTTGATG TGGGTTATCTTTCACGGGAGGAAGTCTTGGAATTTGCAAGGCATGGCACCTATCTAGAATTTGACTTCTTCGGTTCCGAGAAGGGCAACTGCCAGTTTGCCGAGGATGTGGACTTCTTAAATGATGCCCAGAGGATCCAGACCATAAGACACCTTGTACAAGAAGGATTTGAAGACAGGATTCTCCTCTCTCACGATCTGCACGCCAAGCATCAAATG ATGAAGTACGGTGGATTTGGCTTATCACACATCATGCTTTATGTCCTTCCAAAGATGGAGACCAGAGGTTTATCAAAAGACGTCATCAAGAAATTCGTTGAGACGAATCCACAGACGTGGTTGACATTCACAAAATAA